The Deltaproteobacteria bacterium nucleotide sequence TAGCCGGTGACTCTCTCAAATTCGGGGTTGACGATTTTGGGTTTTCCGCCCTGGACGATGTAACTTCCAATGGGTGACTGTATAAATAAGGCCTTAAACAGCCTTTCGGCCTCTTGACGCTCGGCCACCTCTTCCTGTAAGGCTTCATTGGCCCGGAACAGTTCTTCGGTTCTTTTCTTGATGCGCGCTTCCAATTCATCATGGGCCTTCAAAAGGGCATTTTCAGCTCTATTTCGGACAATTATTTCATTTTTTAATTGCAGGGTCGGTCTGAGGTCTTCACCGACGATTACCAGGCCCATGACATCCTCTAAGGCATCTTTGATAATCGACCAGGAAATATTAACCGGAATCAATTCCCCGCTTTTGGCTTGGTATTCAACTTCGCGGTTAGGTGAGGAGAACAGCTTGTTGGTTTTTTCCCGGATTATTTCCCGGAGGAGCCCCTCATCCCTGAAAATCATTCCAAGGGATTGACCCACCAGATCTTCTTTCCGGTATCCCAGCACCTTTGCGGCCTGACGATTTACTTTGTTGATCTTCCCTTCCGAATCGGACACGATCAGGATATCTTTTATGCGGGAAAGGATGTCCTCACCGGCAATGGCTGTTGAAAGTGCCATAAATCGATATTTAACAATCGCCCTCCAGATCCCGTAACCCCAGATTAAAATTAAAATAGGCGCAACCGCCGGCAGGATTTTTACCCTCAGGGCCGGGAGAAAAATGTTGATTACCGTTCCTAACAGTAAGGATAAAACAATGGTACCAACTATTAGTCGGGCCTGTTTTTTTTCTCTCTTGATCCTCGATTTCCTTCCCCATTGAAAGGTCAGGAAGCAGCCGACCAGGATGCAGGTCGAGTAGTTCAGGGTATGAAGCCACAACCAGATGGATTCCGGGGCCCCTACCTCGATCCAACCCAGGGAAGTCGGTACAAAATCCTTGGCGGTGAGGACTCCGGTCCAGGCCCGAAAGGTAAAAATTATTCCCGGCAGATAAAGAAGGGGGAAAATCCACCATTTTTTTAAAATGGTTTCTTTTCGGGAGAGGCGTAACAAAAAATGCAAAGTCATCCCACCGATAGTACACCAGGCCGGGGCGGAAAGCTTAAACCAGATCCAAAGGACTTCTTTGTCGGGAGCTGAATAAACGAAGGAATAGGTGAAAGCCCACCAGCTCAAGTCCAGGCAGAGGATTAAGAGAAGTCGATTTAATTTGGATTTGGGCTCTAAACGGTAGGCATAAAATCCCAGATGAACATAGAAGGCAAAGGCCAACAGAGACAGGATGGAGAAAAGATTCAAATTTCTTTCCTTGTCGATGCTCTAAGTGCAAAAATGAAGATCGGCCGGCGTATCCACCTCAAAGGAATCCTGGGGACTTTCTATGACCTGGATAGGATAACCCGATTCCAGGGCCCTGAG carries:
- a CDS encoding diguanylate cyclase, whose translation is MNLFSILSLLAFAFYVHLGFYAYRLEPKSKLNRLLLILCLDLSWWAFTYSFVYSAPDKEVLWIWFKLSAPAWCTIGGMTLHFLLRLSRKETILKKWWIFPLLYLPGIIFTFRAWTGVLTAKDFVPTSLGWIEVGAPESIWLWLHTLNYSTCILVGCFLTFQWGRKSRIKREKKQARLIVGTIVLSLLLGTVINIFLPALRVKILPAVAPILILIWGYGIWRAIVKYRFMALSTAIAGEDILSRIKDILIVSDSEGKINKVNRQAAKVLGYRKEDLVGQSLGMIFRDEGLLREIIREKTNKLFSSPNREVEYQAKSGELIPVNISWSIIKDALEDVMGLVIVGEDLRPTLQLKNEIIVRNRAENALLKAHDELEARIKKRTEELFRANEALQEEVAERQEAERLFKALFIQSPIGSYIVQGGKPKIVNPEFERVTGYNEKELSSIPCLDLVHPEDREKTRQHAIQMLKGERHHPYEFRTLTKDARTRWILETVTSIRYQGLPATLGSFMDITYRKESEDIIRHLAYFDSLTGLPNRTLFLDRLSIALAQTERSGQKLTIMMLDLDNFKSINDNFGHNWGDLLLKEVGRRLNELLRKSDTVARLGGDEFIILLPETGDEKDSEKIAEKILEVIRKPFHLDNRPVQITISIGLSFYPKDGKNAEHLIKNADQAMYRAKSEGRNRIVVF